A DNA window from Gorilla gorilla gorilla isolate KB3781 chromosome 19, NHGRI_mGorGor1-v2.1_pri, whole genome shotgun sequence contains the following coding sequences:
- the CAMKK1 gene encoding calcium/calmodulin-dependent protein kinase kinase 1 isoform X1, giving the protein MQFGKLWCGCSGEFPTRLHRRPPLTEAMEGGPAVCCQDPRAELVERVAAIDVTHLEEADGGPEPTRNGVDPPPRARAASVIPGSTSRLLPARPSLSARKLSLQERPAGSYLEAQAGPYATGPASHISPRAWRRPTIESHHVAISDAEDCVQLNQYKLQSEIGKGAYGVVRLAYNESEDRHYAMKVLSKKKLLKQYGFPRRPPPRGSQAAQGGPAKQLLPLERVYQEIAILKKLDHVNVVKLIEVLDDPAEDNLYLVFDLLRKGPVMEVPCDKPFSEEQARLYLRDVILGLEYLHCQKIVHRDIKPSNLLLGDDGHVKIADFGVSNQFEGNDAQLSSTAGTPAFMAPEAISDSGQSFSGKALDVWATGVTLYCFVYGKCPFIDDFILALHRKIKNEPVVFPEEPEISEELKDLILKMLDKNPETRIGVPDIKLHPWVTKNGEEPLPSEEEHCSVVEVTEEEVKNSVRLIPSWTTVILVKSMLRKRSFGNPFEPQARREERSMSAPGNLLVKEGFGEGGKSPELPGVQEDEAAS; this is encoded by the exons CCCCCCTTGACAGAAGCAATGGAGGGGGGTCCAGCTGTCTGCTGCCAGGATCCTCGGGCAGAGCTGGTAGAACGGGTGGCAGCCATCGATGTGACTCACTTGGAGGAGGCAGATGGTGGCCCAGAGCCTACTAGAAACGGTGTGGACCCTCCGCCACGGGCCAGAGCTGCCTCTGTGATCCCTGGCAGTACTTCAAGACTGCTCCCAGCCCGGCCTAGCCTCTCAGCCAGGAAGCTTTCCCTACAGGAGCGGCCAGCAGGAAGCTATCTGGAGGCGCAGGCTGGGCCTTATGCCACGGGGCCTGCCAGCCACATCTCCCCCCGGGCCTGGCGGAGGCCCACCATCGAGTCCCACCACGTGGCCATCTCAGATGCAGAG GACTGCGTGCAGCTGAACCAGTACAAGCTGCAGAGTGAGATTGGCAAG GGTGCCTACGGTGTGGTGAGGCTGGCCTACAACGAAAGTGAAGACAGACACTAT GCAATGAAAGTCCTTtccaaaaagaagttactgaagcAGTATGGCTTTCCAC GTCGCCCTCCCCCGAGAGGGTCCCAGGCTGCCCAGGGAGGACCAGCCAAGCAGCTGCTGCCCCTGGAGCGGGTGTACCAGGAGATTGCCATCCTGAAGAAGCTGGACCACGTGAATGTGGTCAAACTGATCGAG GTCCTGGATGACCCAGCTGAGGACAACCTCTATTTGG tGTTTGACCTCCTGAGAAAGGG GCCCGTCATGGAAGTGCCCTGTGACAAGCCCTTCTCGGAGGAGCAAGCTCGCCTTTACCTGCGGGACGTCATCCTGGGCCTCGAGTACT TGCACTGCCAGAAGATCGTCCACAGGGACATCAAGCCATCCAACCTGCTCCTGGGGGATGATGGGCACGTGAAGATCGCCGACTTTGGCGTCAGCAACCAGTTTGAGGGGAACGACGCTCAGCTGTCCAGCACGGCGGGAACCCCAGCATTCATGGCCCCCGAGGCCATTTCTGATTCCGGCCAGAGCTTCAGTGGGAAG GCCTTGGATGTATGGGCCACCGGCGTCACGTTGTACTGCTTTGTCTATGGGAAG TGCCCATTCATCGACGATTTCATCCTGGCCCTCCACAGGAAGATCAAGAATGAGCCCGTGGTGTTTCCTGAGGA GCCAGAAATCAGCGAGGAGCTCAAGGACCTGATCCTGAAGATGTTAGACAAGAATCCTGAGACGAGAATTGGGGTGCCAGACATCAAG TTGCACCCTTGGGTGACCAAGAACGGGGAGGAGCCCCTTCCTTCGGAGGAGGAGCACTGCAGCGTGGTGGAGGTGACAGAGGAGGAGGTTAAGAACTCAGTCAGACTCATCCCCAGCTGGACCACGGTG ATCCTGGTGAAGTCCATGCTGAGGAAACGTTCCTTTGGGAACCCGTTTGAGCCCCAAGCACGGAGGGAAGAGCGATCCATGTCTGCTCCAGGAAACCTACTGGT GAAAGAAGGGTTTGGCGAAGGGGGCAAGAGCCCAGAGCTCCCCGGCGTCCAGGAAGACGAGGCTGCATCCTGA
- the CAMKK1 gene encoding calcium/calmodulin-dependent protein kinase kinase 1 isoform X2 — protein MEGGPAVCCQDPRAELVERVAAIDVTHLEEADGGPEPTRNGVDPPPRARAASVIPGSTSRLLPARPSLSARKLSLQERPAGSYLEAQAGPYATGPASHISPRAWRRPTIESHHVAISDAEDCVQLNQYKLQSEIGKGAYGVVRLAYNESEDRHYAMKVLSKKKLLKQYGFPRRPPPRGSQAAQGGPAKQLLPLERVYQEIAILKKLDHVNVVKLIEVLDDPAEDNLYLVFDLLRKGPVMEVPCDKPFSEEQARLYLRDVILGLEYLHCQKIVHRDIKPSNLLLGDDGHVKIADFGVSNQFEGNDAQLSSTAGTPAFMAPEAISDSGQSFSGKALDVWATGVTLYCFVYGKCPFIDDFILALHRKIKNEPVVFPEEPEISEELKDLILKMLDKNPETRIGVPDIKLHPWVTKNGEEPLPSEEEHCSVVEVTEEEVKNSVRLIPSWTTVILVKSMLRKRSFGNPFEPQARREERSMSAPGNLLVKEGFGEGGKSPELPGVQEDEAAS, from the exons ATGGAGGGGGGTCCAGCTGTCTGCTGCCAGGATCCTCGGGCAGAGCTGGTAGAACGGGTGGCAGCCATCGATGTGACTCACTTGGAGGAGGCAGATGGTGGCCCAGAGCCTACTAGAAACGGTGTGGACCCTCCGCCACGGGCCAGAGCTGCCTCTGTGATCCCTGGCAGTACTTCAAGACTGCTCCCAGCCCGGCCTAGCCTCTCAGCCAGGAAGCTTTCCCTACAGGAGCGGCCAGCAGGAAGCTATCTGGAGGCGCAGGCTGGGCCTTATGCCACGGGGCCTGCCAGCCACATCTCCCCCCGGGCCTGGCGGAGGCCCACCATCGAGTCCCACCACGTGGCCATCTCAGATGCAGAG GACTGCGTGCAGCTGAACCAGTACAAGCTGCAGAGTGAGATTGGCAAG GGTGCCTACGGTGTGGTGAGGCTGGCCTACAACGAAAGTGAAGACAGACACTAT GCAATGAAAGTCCTTtccaaaaagaagttactgaagcAGTATGGCTTTCCAC GTCGCCCTCCCCCGAGAGGGTCCCAGGCTGCCCAGGGAGGACCAGCCAAGCAGCTGCTGCCCCTGGAGCGGGTGTACCAGGAGATTGCCATCCTGAAGAAGCTGGACCACGTGAATGTGGTCAAACTGATCGAG GTCCTGGATGACCCAGCTGAGGACAACCTCTATTTGG tGTTTGACCTCCTGAGAAAGGG GCCCGTCATGGAAGTGCCCTGTGACAAGCCCTTCTCGGAGGAGCAAGCTCGCCTTTACCTGCGGGACGTCATCCTGGGCCTCGAGTACT TGCACTGCCAGAAGATCGTCCACAGGGACATCAAGCCATCCAACCTGCTCCTGGGGGATGATGGGCACGTGAAGATCGCCGACTTTGGCGTCAGCAACCAGTTTGAGGGGAACGACGCTCAGCTGTCCAGCACGGCGGGAACCCCAGCATTCATGGCCCCCGAGGCCATTTCTGATTCCGGCCAGAGCTTCAGTGGGAAG GCCTTGGATGTATGGGCCACCGGCGTCACGTTGTACTGCTTTGTCTATGGGAAG TGCCCATTCATCGACGATTTCATCCTGGCCCTCCACAGGAAGATCAAGAATGAGCCCGTGGTGTTTCCTGAGGA GCCAGAAATCAGCGAGGAGCTCAAGGACCTGATCCTGAAGATGTTAGACAAGAATCCTGAGACGAGAATTGGGGTGCCAGACATCAAG TTGCACCCTTGGGTGACCAAGAACGGGGAGGAGCCCCTTCCTTCGGAGGAGGAGCACTGCAGCGTGGTGGAGGTGACAGAGGAGGAGGTTAAGAACTCAGTCAGACTCATCCCCAGCTGGACCACGGTG ATCCTGGTGAAGTCCATGCTGAGGAAACGTTCCTTTGGGAACCCGTTTGAGCCCCAAGCACGGAGGGAAGAGCGATCCATGTCTGCTCCAGGAAACCTACTGGT GAAAGAAGGGTTTGGCGAAGGGGGCAAGAGCCCAGAGCTCCCCGGCGTCCAGGAAGACGAGGCTGCATCCTGA